The Colletotrichum higginsianum IMI 349063 chromosome 2, whole genome shotgun sequence genome has a segment encoding these proteins:
- a CDS encoding MBOAT family protein produces MLPFISKPFDLLALRLGASSDELKLVFSFLISYPLAGLLKRVPDARPDQKNLFIICTSTFYLVGLFDLWDGVRTLAIASVGVYCITKYMRTSPFMPWIGFGFLMGHMSINHIARQVANNPSSVDITGAQMVLLMKLSAFCWNVADGQLPEDQLSDYQKERRLVDLPGLLDYAGYVLFFPSLFAGPAFDYIDYRKWIDTTMFNLPAQVDPSKAPPVRKKRKIPRSGTPATLKAASGLGWIGLFMFLSNYYPITYLTSPSYVDHGFLHRIWILHMAGFTARLKYYGVWCLTEGACILAGLGYNGVDPVTGKVSWNRLQNINPWGVETAQNTRAYLGNWNMNTNNWLRNYIYLRVTPRGKKPGFRASLATFSTSALWHGFYPGYYMSFILASFIQTVAKNYRRYLRAFFIDPNSGAPTSSKIYYDILSYFVTQVGMSFVVAPFLILEFSGSVQVWARVYFYTIVGTMLSMAFFASPAKQMLKKQLEQRQGKAGAKLTRTLSQDSLSGREPVLGVSADPQREIDEAMEEIKAEVEARQRKKAA; encoded by the exons ATGTTGCCCTTCATCAGCAAGC CCTTCGATCTCCTCGCACTGCGCCTCGGCGCATCTTCCGACGAAC TCAAACTTGTCTTCTCGTTCCTCATATCATACCCTTTGGCTGGCCTCCTCAAACGAGTTCCTGATGCTAGACCCGATCAGAAGAACCTCTTCATAATATG TACCTCTACCTTCTACCTAGTCGGTCTCTTCGACCTGTGGGACGGTGTGCGCACCCTCGCCATCGCTTCCGTGGGCGTCTACTGCATTACCAAGTACATGCGCACTAGTCCCTTTATGCCATGGATTGGCTTCGGTTTCCTCATGGGCCACATGTCCATCAACCATATCGCTCGTCAAGTTGCCAACAACCCCTCCTCTGTCGATATCACGGGTGCCCAGATGGTCCTTCTCATGAAGTTAAGCGCATTTTGCTGGAATGTGGCCGATGGCCAGCTCCCAGAAGATCAGCTATCTGATTACCAGAAAGAGAGGAGGCTGGTTGATCTGCCTGGTCTCCTGGACTATGCAGGTTACGTTCTcttctttccctccctcttcgcTGGGCCTGCGTTCGACTATATCGATTATCGCAAATGGATCGACACAACAATGTTCAACCTCCCCGCCCAGGTTGACCCCTCCAAAGCGCCTCCCgtgaggaagaagagaaagatTCCCCGCAGTGGCACGCCCGCTACCTTAAAGGCTGCCAGCGGCCTGGGTTGGATTGGTCTTTTTATGTTTCTTTCAAACTACTATCCAATCACCTATTTGACGAGCCCCTCCTACGTGGACCATGGTTTTCTTCACAGAATTTGGATTCTTCACATGGCTGGTTTCACCGCTCGTTTGAAGTACTACGGTGTTTGGTGCTTGACAGAGGGCGCCTGCATTCTGGCTGGCTTGGGCTACAATGGTGTGGATCCTGTCACCGGCAAGGTGTCGTGGAACAGGTTACAAAATATCAATCCTTGGGGCGTCGAGACGGCTCAAAACACCCGCGCCTATCTCGGTAACTGGAACATGAACACCAATAACTGGCTGAGGAATTACATCTACCTGAGGGTCACACCGAGGGGGAAGAAGCCTGGTTTCCGTGCAAGCCTTGCTACCTTCAGCACCAGCGCTCTGTGGCACGGCTTCTACCCCGGCTACTACATGAGCTTCATCCTTGCCAGCTTTATCCAAACAGTGGCCAAAA ATTATCGCCGCTACTTGCGAGCCTTTTTCATCGATCCCAATAGTGGCGCGCCCACCTCTAGTAAGATCTACTACGACATACTCTCGTATTTCGTCACGCAGGTGGGCATGTCGTTTGTCGTCGCCCCTTTTCTCATTCTCGAGTTCTCTGGGTCGGTGCAGGTGTGGGCTCGTGTCTATTTCTACACCATCGTGGGCACCATGCTGTCCATGGCCTTCTTTGCCTCGCCTGCCAAGCAGATGCTGAAAAAGCAACTCGAGCAACGGCAAGGCAAAGCTGGCGCCAAGCTCACGCGCACCCTGAGTCAAGACAGTCTCTCAGGTCGAGAGCCTGTTTTGGGCGTGTCGGCGGATCCACAGCGAGAgatcgacgaggccatggaggaaatcaaggccgaggtggaggccaggcagaggaagaaggctGCCTGA
- a CDS encoding CAAX amino terminal protease encodes MRNADPKVVYTAIYVLPLYISPASRPSPTLSRDDPVVIRTRITSVLCSTALCSVLTYVILARLPDGALPFSPLHAMGYWPLGIVESAACLALTAILFAAPLYETLLIDGGWEDWRAFGALVRVWTQWTTWRNIVMGPLTEEMLFRSASVPLLLCAHMSLTQIIFWSPVIFGLAHVHHFYEFRITHPKVPLVAAVARSVIQFAYTSLFGAYATFLFLRSGSLLAIVLVHAFCNAMGLPRFWGVVEPYWHAHGRNTQANGRKWTVIYYVILFAGAFSWWKGLLPLTESSLTLVQEGF; translated from the exons ATGCGCAATGCTG ATCCCAAGGTTGTCTACACTGCCATCTACGTACTACCTCTCTACATATCACCCGCCAGCCGGCCCTCACCGACGCTCTCTCGAGATGACCCCGTCGTCATCCGCACCCGCATCACCTCCGTTCTTTGCTCCACCGCATTATGCTCCGTCCTGACATATGTCATCCTGGCTCGCCTTCCTGACGGTGCCTTGCCGTTCAGCCCTCTCCATGCCATGGGATACTGGCCACTGGGCATCGTCGAGTCTGCCGCATGTCTGGCTCTCACCGCAATCCTATTCGCTGCCCCCCTCTACGAGACTCTCCTCATTGATGGCGGTTGGGAAGATTGGCGAGCCTTTGGTGCCCTGGTGCGCGTCTGGACGCAGTGGACAACCTGGCGAAACATTGTCATG GGGCCTCTGACCGAAGAGATGCTATTCCGCTCCGCTTCTGTCCCATTGCTCCTCTGCGCTCACATGTCGTTGACCCAAATCATCTTTTGGTCCCCCGTCATCTTTGGGCTCGCCCACGTCCACCATTTCTACGAGTTCCGCATCACCCACCCCAAGGTGCCCCTCGTGGCCGCCGTAGCCCGTTCTGTCATTCAGTTTGCTTACACGTCTCTATTCGGCGCCTATGCCACGTTTCTCTTTTTGCGGTCGGGAAGCTTGTTAGCCATCGTGTTGGTTCACGCATTCTGCAACGCAATGGGCCTCCCTCGTTTCtggggcgtcgtcgagccctATTGGCACGCTCATGGACGCAACACACAAGCCAATGGCCGGAAGTGGACAGTTATTTACTATGTGATTTTGTTCGCCGGTGCCTTCTCTTGGTGGAAAGGCTTGCTGCCCTTGACTGAGAGCTCATTGACGCTGGTGCAGGAGGGATTTTGA
- a CDS encoding UDP-galactose transporter produces the protein MSDKKNEDYELRSSESFGEKDGFLSRPPPRPRPALASPISKIDNSPGIAILAYCLSSISMTVVNKYVVSGQFWNLNFLYLAVQSVVCILTITVCKNLGMITNLAPFDTDKAKKWFPVSLLLVGMIYTGTKALQFLSVPVYTIFKNLTIIVIAYGEVLWFGGNVSPLALLSFGLMVLSSVVAAWADVAHALGGGFQTAEASAAVSTLNAGYAWMGMNVCCTAAYLLSMRKVIKKMNFKDWDTMFYNNLLTIPVLIVCTLVAEDWSSANIQKNFPVETRNSLFIGMIYSGLCAVFISYCSAWCIRVTSSTTYSVVGALNKLPIALSGLVFFDAPVTFGSVSAIVIGFVSGIVYAWAKIRQTEASKMSLPTTQPMSASAQSNRDANK, from the exons ATGTCGGACAAAAAGAACGAGGACTACGAGCTTCGCAGCTCAGAGTCGTTTGGCGAGAAGGATGGCTTCCTGTCTCGACCCCccccaaggccgaggccTGCGCTTGCTTCGCCAATCAGCAAAATCGACAACAGCCCAGGTATCGCCATTCTTGCCTACTGCCTCTCCTCTATCAGTATGACGGTCGTCAACAAGTACGTCGTGTCCGGCCAGTTCTGGAACTTGAACTTCTTGTATCTCGCCGTTCAG TCCGTCGTTTGTATCCTTACCATCACTGTGTGCAAAAACCTCGGGATGATAACAAACCTGGCTCCCTTCGACACCGACAAGGCAAAGAAAT GGTTCCCCGTTTCTCTACTTCTGGTCGGCATGATTTACACTGGTACCAAGGCCTTGCAATTCCTCTCCGTACCCGTCTATACCATTTTCAAGAACCTCACCATCATTGTTATTGCCTACGGCGAGGTATTGTGGTTCGGCGGCAATGTCAGCCCCCTTGCTCTGCTGTCTTTCGGCTTGATGGTTCTTAGTTCTGTCGTGGCCGCATGGGCAGATGTTGCACATGCATTGGGCGGTGGCTTCCAGACGGCCGAGGCTTCGGCCGCCGTTTCCACCCTGAACGCTGGGTATGCTTGGATGGGCATGAACGTGTGCTGCACAGCGGCGTATCTGCTGAGCATGCGCAAGGTCATCAAAAAGATGAACTTCAAGGACTGGGATA CCATGTTCTACAACAACTTGTTGACCATTCCCGTTCTCATCGTCTGCACCCTTGTGGCGGAGGATTGGTCATCGGCGAACATCCAAAAGAATTTCCCCGTCGAGACTCGCAACAGCCTTTTCATCGGCATGATCTATTCGGGTTTGTGCGCCGTTTTCATCTCGTACTGTTCGGCGTGGTGCATCCGCgtgacgtcgtcgacgacgtacTCGGTAGTCGGTGCTCTTAACAAGCTTCCTATCGCCCTCAGTGGTCTTGTTTTCTTCGATGCACCGGTCACTTTTGGCAGCGTATCAGCCATTGTCATCGGATTCGTCAGCGGAATCGTCTATGCATGGGCCAAAATTCGACAGACGGAGGCTTCCAAGATGTCCTTGCCGACGACACAGCCCATGAGCGCGAGTGCCCAAAGCAACAGAGACGCCAACAAGTAA
- a CDS encoding Serine-rich protein, which produces MSGSGSGSPSRGSPSRSQRRPLHERSKSQSNSLAIRIVPYSPPRPSGKNRDSTASASSSRTPTSTTALLSPNPSGHDHAGSSWADDRSVSRASDLYSHRRSYSSSTLTSVLSPASSTFPLVAAKDHRVSGSKLRSDSLPGDESSPTTPVPTTPPHQTDISRVNARSRSSQRNEDDEPVTPSAKRPLSRRRNLIALNADGKTFSLLPQGQRAAVHEDHGSSSRAPTLSLSTTTSHERLSDAFSEVRPSSTVTSLPDRSFSSTLTPASSTTQLAGDHITSTAGSSSPWNYRMVGGLRKVPNTPDLKQKQKSTLLHPGLEQTATYPPSPSGSRLAPLPEAPADLSTSSDPHDLQTKTSFQSSVTASTTSEKTNYKVYASNSPPATDTESVLHAPSTTSETTNYNLQGSSSPPSPEREESTHPPSSSHSNYIVLGRSSPPEPSSAERSPPKTADSEQNYVLHGASSPVPSSLASSRRSRVRPEYSQESLLVAPLKPHKKKKKRSNERFGYYKSRSRDSLRRAASVKSISSALTLEAAQSFLASPAAFYRSRVLASQSGRQPETKVAPTVTPAAPVAPVVSAASHMNPHPHQWSSQLSTVVSESEGGSEPPSRSVSPWSAPGRRGSIPLSSHSRQMLSISSSLAANEERSLSHSRSFADSLERPQATHSRGNTLRMVSDQDEHGDGLTELHQLHQRPSRTRLSGFFSSSSSDRNLHSSGSSRANSLNSTSIPTWAKFYYGSGERRFLASSGDSLMSDPNDSRPPSSFHSHSPSVDQLSVNIYNQRRRAREVNAANPRPLSDAGSMEISPAPLQDNQVRTGLRKKTSSIWSPHLRRDQRAGRYSIWEPPSMTWSAESSILGKRNMQVTMFVIGFILPIAWMIAAFLPLPPDPQAEMAERDPRSVLLDQERDLPTRISVIDETLFQSARWWRALNRYMSVIGLLVVGAIAALVVVGVKQGWGQMA; this is translated from the exons ATGTCcgggtccgggtccgggaGCCCCTCTCGGGGAAGCCCCTCCCGGTCCCAACGAAGGCCGCTACACGAGCGTTCCAAGTCGCAGTCCAACTCCCTTGCCATTCGCATCGTCCCTTACAGCCCACCCCGCCCAAGCGGCAAAAACCGCGATTCCACCGCGTCAGCTTCATCGTCACGCACCCCGACGTCCACGACAGCACTGCTCTCTCCCAACCCATCGGGTCACGACCACGCCGGTTCATCATGGGCCGACGACCGCTCCGTGAGCCGCGCCAGCGACCTCTATTCTCATCGACGCTCTTATTCTTCCAGCACTTTAACGTCTGTATTGTCGCCAGCCTCGTCCACCTTCCCATTGGTTGCCGCCAAGGACCATCGTGTTTCAGGGTCGAAACTCCGATCCGACTCCTTGCCCGGCGACGAGTCGTCTCCCACCACCCCTGTCCCTACCACTCCACCTCATCAGACTGATATTTCCCGCGTTAATGCGCGATCCCGGTCCTCCCAGCgcaacgaggacgacgagcctGTCACACCCTCAGCAAAGCGCCCCTTGTCTCGCCGCCGCAATCTCATCGCCCTGAACGCTGATGGCAAGACATTCTCCCTTTTGCCCCAGGGGCAGCGGGCCGCAGTCCACGAAGACCATGGCTCATCTTCCAGAGCCCCTACCTTGTCACTGTCTACCACGACTTCGCATGAACGCCTTTCGGACGCCTTCAGTGAAGTCCGTCCAAGCTCAACAGTGACTTCACTTCCGGACCGAAGCTTTTCATCCACTCTAACCCCGGCATCCTCGACCACGCAATTAGCCGGTGATCATATTACCAGCACAGCCGGCTCCTCGTCCCCTTGGAATTATCGAATGGTGGGCGGCCTTCGCAAGGTTCCCAACACCCCCGATCTCAAGCAAAAGCAAAAGTCGACGCTCCTTCACCCTGGACTCGAACAGACCGCAACTTACCCGCCGTCTCCATCTGGCTCTCGACTCGCGCCGCTGCCCGAGGCACCTGCTGATTTGTCTACATCCTCGGACCCCCACGACCTGCAGACCAAGACCTCCTTTCAGTCGTCCGTCACCGCATCAACGACATCGGAGAAGACGAACTACAAAGTCTACGCCTCTAATTCCCCCCCCGCGACCGATACCGAGAGTGTGCTTCATgcaccgtcgacgacctcagAGACGACCAACTACAACTTGCAAGGTTCCAGTTCGCCTCCTTCGCCCGAGAGAGAGGAGTCGACGCAcccgccatcgtcgagccACTCGAACTACATAGTCCTCGGCCGATCCTCCCCTCCCGAGCCATCGTCTGCCGAGAGAAGTCCGCCAAAGACTGCCGACAGCGAACAAAACTACGTATTGCACGGCGCTTCGTCTCCGGTGCCATCGTCTCTAGCCTCCAGCCGCCGTTCTCGGGTCCGCCCAGAGTACTCGCAAGAAAGTCTCTTGGTGGCACCATTGAAGCCccacaagaagaagaagaagagatcTAACGAAAGATTTGGTTATTATAAGTCACGGTCCAGAGATTCCCTGCGACGCGCAGCCTCGGTCAAATCAATCTCCAGTGCCCTCACTCTCGAAGCCGCACAAAGTTTCCTAGCTTCCCCTGCGGCTTTTTATCGATCACGCGTACTGGCCAGCCAGTCTGGACGGCAGCCAGAGACCAAAGTTGCGCCGACCGTAACCCCCGCCGCTCCTGTTGCGCCTGTTGTGTCTGCAGCATCACACATGAACCCCCATCCGCATCAATGGAGCTCACAATTGTCCACTGTTGTCTCGGAGAGTGAGGGGGGTAGCGAGCCTCCGTCCCGCTCCGTGTCTCCCTGGTCGGCGCCTGGGAGACGGGGCAGCATACCCCTGAGCAGTCACAGCCGGCAGATGCTCAGCATCTCGTCGTCTCTGGCTGCCAATGAAGAGCGCTCATTGTCGCACTCACGATCATTCGCCGACTCTCTCGAACGCCCTCAAGCAACGCACAGTCGAGGAAACACCCTCCGGATGGTCAGCGATCAAGACGAGCATGGCGATGGATTGACAGAATTGCACCAACTCCACCAACGTCCCTCGCGAACCCGTCTTTCTGGCTTCTTTTCAAGCTCATCTTCCGATCGGAATCTCCACTCCTCGGGTAGTTCGCGCGCCAACAGTCTTAACTCGACGTCGATTCCAACCTGGGCCAA GTTTTATTATGGAAGTGGAGAACGCAGGTTCCTCGCCAGCTCGGGGGACTCATTAATGTCAGATCCGAACGACAGCCGACCACCAAGCTCGTTCCATAGCCATTCCCCTAGTGTCGACCAGCTCTCGGTGAACATTTACAaccaacggcgacgggcgcGAGAAGTCAATGCCGCCAACCCCCGACCGCTGTCGGACGCAGGGTCCATGGAGATTAGTCCGGCGCCCTTGCAAGACAACCAAGTGCGCACCGGTCTGCGGAAAAAGACTTCCAGTATCTGGTCACCCCACTTACGGCGGGATCAGCGAGCTGGCCGTTACAGCATCTGGGAACCACCATCGATGACTTGGTCCGCAGAGAGTAGCATTTTAGGCAAGCGGAACATGCAAGTCACAATGTTTGTCATCGGGTTCATCCTGCCGATCG CATGGATGATCGCTGcctttctccccctcccccctgaTCCGCAAGCCGAGATGGCGGAGCGCGACCCTCGATCGGTCCTTTTAGACCAAGAACGCGACCTTCCTACAAGGATCTCAGTAATCGACGAAACCCTGTTCCAAAGCGCCCGGTGGTGGCGCGCACTTAATCGGTACATGTCTGTTATCGGGTTATTGGTCGTCGGTGCCATCGCTGCCCTCGTTGTCGTGGGCGTCAAACAGGGTTGGGGCCAAATGGCATAG